The DNA segment AACATAGATGGTCGATGTAACAGCTccccaaaaatgaagccaaaacatcttgccaCCCCCCTGGTGGCTAGCTGCAGTATTGGTCATAAACTCCGCCAAAGTATTTTCCGAAGATACTTTCAGTCATTAGAAATACAGTTCTTATAACACTGGTGTTTGTTTAACTGATTGTTTTACTGATGCATTTGGTTATAATTAGTCATTGATTcaataaaaaaggaatttgatgacatgactgacagcacTGTGTGCCTATCGCTGTTGCTTGGGATCAATAGCACTGCTAGCAGACAGCTGTATGAGCAGACTCttacattttggcttcatttttttacagtgggaTTAAGTAAATACACATCAACTATCTTTAAATACAGTCCATGAGGCAAAACTAATATGTTTTTGATAAACAGATGGTAAACAACCAAACAAAGGGTTAcctaacagcagacatttcctgctgGGTAGCAAACACGACTGCagcaaagtcaaaaaaaaaaagtcaacagttttcttcttctttgcttttCCCCCGTCTGTCTGAATACTTTTCAATGTGTGCAGtacccttcaaaataaaacttttaagacatttaaggCCAAATGTACTGTATCTTCTTTGCAGGGCTAAATTAAAGGCTGATTCTTCGTCAtcaaaagtgtccttttttttccgTTGATAAATCACTTAAATCAGATCTGCACTGGAAAGCATGTTTGGATCGCTGTATAATAAATGTTCGGTGATCCACGGTGCTTGGTATTCATACAGTATTTGTGGTGCTATACGCTATGATGTGGGGGTGTGAGTATACTTGGCTTTGAAAGAACAGTTTCCCCATGGAATCCATAAGACTTCTGTGGCTCACCAGAAAATGTTTCCAGCTCCATAAACTCAACAATAAAGTGCAGCAGACTCAGTAAGTCGATAAGAAGCAAGACTTTGAGATTTGgatatttgctgattttcagttCTGTTTGCACAGTACGTTTACATAGTATATGATAGCAGCACAGTATCAGCCATGTGGCATACATTAGTGGCGCtactactaaaatacaatacCTTGCACCACATTTTAACTGAGTTGGTTGAggtatttttatgaattttgcCATGGCTAACACTGGTCATCCAATATAGTTTACAGCAAAGCATAtggtattttatatattttagtatACTTTATATGCTCATTATAGATTTTCAAAATCTTAATCTAGTAACTAGGTATGGCTGGTGTATCAATAGAGTGTagtacaaagtaaaagtaagaaaaagtgGAGAAATGTTATGAGCAAAATATACTAAGAGTATcaatagtatttaaaaaattagtcatatatattatatgattATGACCATATTACATATTCAGTTATTAGGTTATGGTTATCACTTAACTGCACTACCTACATAGCATTTTATGATCTAAGATgatcttgtgtttttctgttttgtatgtaaaaagTTCATCAGCATACTGGCTGGTAACTATACCTGTCATATATGAGTATTGGGAGCAAAgatcttaaaaatgtaatggagtGAGGTTGAAGAACAAAGCAGCATAAATACATAAGTAGCCTGCAGTATGAGTATCTCCAAATAGTAAGACTAGTACCCGAGATAATGTATTTGATTATTTCCAACCACTGGAGTAGCTTatgtttattaataaaaatagcaataagaatatgtctgaaaatatacattaacatgaattaaacatattttgagAGAGTGGAGTTTTTCCTCACCTACCTTAAAAGCAAGTGCAGGTCCAGACTGCAGGCTGAGGATGATGAGGCCATCACCCTGACAACCTCAGTCTCTCTGTTTTTATATGCCATGCAGTTCATATTCAATATGTGTGGTAGGGGAACCCTGCTCCATCACTCTTCCAGCTCATGGGCCCTTGACCTGAAAACATTGGAGACTGATGTATTAGAGACAGAAATCTATACTGAACATGAACTGTCATTGTCctattatttcatttcaataaTGTCCAATGACACGCTATTCCTTATAAAACAAGAGAGCTGTTGAGCAAGAAATCTCTGTATAATTTGTACTGCTCGCTTGTGGTGCCATATATGTCTTactgtgacaaaacaaaacaaatctagaCCCTATAATTAAActtcagaaaagaaaacaaatacataaagcCGGCGATTATGAttctataaaatatttttttaaaagatccAATACCTTAAAATTTGTAACATTgtgtataattttattattttattattttattttaaaattgagagaaggaaattcataatttaaaagcgttgttcattttttaaacatgtaaagtgAGAACAATTGTATAACACAgatgtatttttagttttgggaCTCAAATTAGGGaatggactcagtgatgaggTGAAATTGTGTTGCTGTCTGATGAGtgttttaaaaagccttaaaattttaaatgattacaaattataatgtaaaatcattatagtgtaaaataattcaaaaactgATTCTAGTGTGAAATAATAAAGGGTTACAGTTTGaagtatttcagttttgttttgttttaattaatttttttaaaatttcgtTTCTTTGGTGTTGCTGTTATTCTGGGTCATCCTTTTGTTGATATTAGATAGGCAAAAATAAGCCTTGGGCTTCAGCCTATTTCTTTTTAGGTTACTGattgaaaattaaaagttaaaaaatgaaaaattgtgtgaaataatctgtttttcatgacacatgtaaccaaaataaaattattcattcattcactttaattaataacatttttcaatCAACTCCTCACACCCCTGACTCAGCCTCTAACCTGAAGGTGCCTGAACCTCACCTATTGAACAACAGCAGTCCTCTCTGCAGCACCCAGACGGGACTAAATGCTGCCACCCAGCggtgatattttgacatattttactacaaatattttcttgatGGAGTATTAGGGTCGTTTTCTTGTTGTTATCAAAACTGTACTGaaataaatggtaaataaaGTGGTCCGTTTCCTTGAAGGGACCGTACAGAGCAGTGTTGAAGTGtctcagagatttttttttgtttaaaaatcactgGTCTTCTAATCATtctattcatctttttttaaatccatcaaGGTAACATCACTAACTTTTGGAGAACACAAGGTGGAATCAGAGAATACTGCACACTGCTTCGTATCATACGCCCCCTTATGACATAACCAAAATTAGGAACATTAAGAATGTTAaagaacaaataataaaatagcacTGCATACAAGAACATATGAGGGTGCAagttcaaaaacacaatttcataaATAAGTCAGAAAAACGTGGATAAGAGAATTAAACTCATGTTAGCAGATCAAAATTAAGAGTAAAGAAATAACCATATGTATAAGCAGATGAGACGCTACTAAATGAGATGGTTGAACGCCAATAAAAGAATATAATGATACCTTTATTACTTATGTTCTTATTTATTGCTACATCTATTCCCTGACTTGTTCTGTGTATTGTCCTTGtgtaaaatacagtaatattaaATTTTCTGGCAAAACTGCTGAGGAATAAAAAGTATTAATAATATGGCTGCTTTACTTTTGGGTGGGGTAATTTAGGATTTACATCATGCCCAtcataaaatacattatatacatacatttctataatatacattattaaaataataatataataataatcaaaaaacataactacaatagttatagttataataataaaataataataagaataataaaacaaataaaaaaaaaacaaggggaaaattAAGTAATTACAAGCATTACTGTCGTCAGTAGTTTTCACTGGAATTTCATGTCATCATGTTGCACATTTCGCAATATAAAATTACAAGTAATTGCCATAAGTGTAGTCACGGTTCCCTGTTTTTGGGTGACTGTGGTGAGTCTGTGTCCGGTGTCACACCGCCTCTCGGGTCTGTGAAGGCAGCACGGTGTCACGTGACCGGAGCACAGCTGAGGGATGCCGAGGGAGGGTTGCCAGTTACTAGCCTGTTAGCCACGTTAGCCCTGCCTGGTAATCCTGGCAGATACAGCCGTTTCCTTTTCGCATATCGGAAAAAAACACCCGACGGAGACACACCACAAGTCATGGAGAGGGTCCAGCGCGTGTGGTCGTCTCTTGTATCCCCTCAAATCGTCAGCTTTCGGTTAGATGTCAATGTCATAGTTTGTAGCTAGGGCTGCTCGGTTAGCTCGGCTAGCTTGTGTCTGGTTAACGCAGGGCCAAGGCCAAGGCCAGGCGAGAAAAGGGAGGCCGTCAGGTGAGTGAATTCACgctaacatctgtttttcaccTTGTCTGACAGCTTCTCTGCACACCAGCGAAACGTTTCGGCGTGTCGGTTGACAGCTGTTGAAGCGCTTTACGCGGATTTGGTGTGTTGGGGTGATTACAGCCTTTGTTGGTGCTCGTACAGTAATGGCACTCAGTAACATATCGGTGAAATTTGCTGTGAAGCAACTGTTGTATTCATCGATTAAAGTAGACAGATTCACTGTAGCCTCGCAAGCTGGCATTTGCAACCTTTATTTTCTAAGGCTGCGGTATGATGACAGCAGTGCTAAGATGCCACATTTAATAACCATCTGTGAAATTTCAGTgacatgattttgatttttgcttTGTAGTTGGGGCTTTAGATACGCCAGTTTGCTTCCATATATGTGTATTATGACTATAAAAATACGAAAAGATGATATGCTACCTTTTAAGGAAGTGAAAGAGTGGGCAGTGTTTCCTCAATCAAATCTGACAAAATGAtgatacttaaaataatctcgaaaactgattgccttgaaaaataaaagtaaatataactaaatgtcaatttatgtttactttatgtatGATGATTAAGTTTGCTTAAAATCTAGctgcatttgtttaattttgtaaagctggtgcaacttaaatatgacaaaCGAAATCACCTCGTTCTGTTAAAGTGaaagcaacttcagtaaacggAGTTAGTGTGACTTAAATTtaacatgacaaagaggatgTTGCCAATGATAAATTTGGAAGATCTCTGAGTTCTGTTTAGTTAACATGttgaagaaaatgcaaatataattgACTAGTTTCCATCAAGAAGAATAAAGATAAATAGAGTGAACTTGGTATACCAAAGTTGCTAAAATTTAAAAGCTGATATTCTTAGACTCTTTATTTCTATATTgcatcaacttaaaaaaaaattaggtgcATATCACAAAATTTTTGGTTAACTTAACAAGTTGAAATGAAGTAAACAATAAAggctaatagttatatttacttacatttttcaagataCTAAACATATTACTACTAAATATATGTCTGATGGGTATTCTATCTTTGTTTTCTAACttatatttttctctccctattttattttgcatattcaaaataaagatctCATCTAcacttctgttattttttcctttatttatttatttgtttacttggAGTCTGTCTGTATAgacaaatgttgaaatatgtaGCCTACATATAGTTCTGTATGTACATGTATTGGATGTCTCTTTGTCCTGGAAGAGGAGTCCCTCCTCTGTGGTTCCTGCTAAGGGACTACTCTTCACCCTTCAGAGTAGGGGGGTGTCTGGGGTTTGactaggttttgtttttttttatgtcatgagCCATctggagctacaaatatttttcctcgaACCCCCCTGAGTAACTGGGGGAAATGCacgaccctccctccaccataaataaccatatttcacagtttctggctttgataaatgatgtgattttgttaaagaaaaaaaggtttgtggGTTTTGAAAATATAGACAAAATACAACTGTTTGAAGTTGAATATCCCTCCGCTAcgccaaatcaaaaaacaactcCCTCACCGGTGCTTAAACAATGCAAGTGCCTCCCCTGTTTTGCTCCAACCTGtctcccctcataaataacaaacagtcccttagctTGCCCACATAGTCTTTGAAATCCCTATCAACCTCATGTACTAAAACTGAATGTTAATTACTTCTAACAAGTAGAATATTTTATAgcctaaataaaatgcattttttcatggCTCCAACATCgtttgatttaaaaattctaaaaaattttttttttttagggctgcCCTCAAACTTTGGAGATTTGTATCATcagttggagagagagagagagactcttTACCATCTGAGATAACATTAATTTGACAAagtctctgacttttgttttttatcaagtatctgcaaaaaaaaacctgcactTTTCCAATCTGTCGTTATAGGAGTTAGTCATAAATGCCGTTGTCACACTGACTGTCCCGCTGAGAAtgttcagactttaaaacttaatatgaaaaaaaacctaatttttgaatatttgtattgcaTAGCTAAATCAGATGGGACTGATATAATTCTGAGTAGGGTACAGTCCTATTGTTACATGCCTTTCCCTGCATCTGGatgttttgggcatttttagAAATTGTGACATCTTGACGTCAGCAATGTATAACTTggccttaaaaacaaaaacatgccttAATACTGATGGACCTGATTGGTAATAATGgaatttggaggtttttgtttcttgcttttgtatgttttgaagGTTGTTAATTTCCAGCAATCTTGTGTGAGAGCTAAAGCTGAAACTTACTTTGTGCTCTCTTGTATCATCATAGCATCACTGAGACAGTTATAGAGTCTTATGAGAGGTTCTCAAGGATGACATCATGTTGTTGTCACTTCAACTCATACTTtcgtttttgtttcttattttcccAGACATTTGCTCTGTAGgtggacagaggaggagaagaaaggagtAGGACGTGAGTTTTGGATCAGCCTTCGTATTAAGTCGCCTCCACTATCATCATCGTCACCTTCAGCTGAGCCATGTCCTCGTCAGGGTGCTGCCACCTACCTGGCTCCCTTTGCGATTACTCCGGTAACGCCGAATCTGATGCCTCCAAGGATTCTGAGGAGTCTGATTCTGCCGCGCAGGCCCAGTACATTGCCAAGGTTACGGCTAAAGACGGCCGCCCACTCTCCACCGTTGTCAAAGCGGTGAGCCTGCAGAGGTAAGAGAGGGAGAATCTCACATGGGGTCCTGATGAATGTACTGTAATTACATGGTGCTTTGATTAATCGTCACATCGCTGTCTTCTGTGCTTCGCTCCGCAGCGATGTGGGCATGTGTCGGATCTGTCATGAGGGAGCTGGAGGGGAGACGCTGCTCTCACCCTGCGACTGCACTGGCACGCTGGGTAAAGTGCACAAGAGCTGCCTGGAGAAGTGGCTGTCCTCCTCCAACACCAGCTACTGTGAACTCTGTCACACAGAATTCACCATTGAACGGCGACCACAACCACTCACACAGGTTAGAGGGTTTTTACTGCGGGGAcgagtgttttttgtttgtacaaaAAGAGGTGGAAATGAGCAAGACTAATTCAGCTAAAGCAagtgaggcttttttttttgtttctttaaatgttttgaaagtgtCAGACTAATTTAAGTCATGTGGCGCGTGTTCCAGCAAGTTGCATCGACAGGATTTGAGATGATTTGCTCATGTTGATAAGATGGTTGCCTGACCTTGTAGTAAGAGCTCTCTTTTCATAGGAGTAGTTCTCAGTTGCGTCAGTGCATTCGTCTAAGGAAACGTGCACtaaaattctctttttattcagcagttttttgttgttgtactgATGTCAAACTAAGTGGCATCACTTAAATAAGGTGAAACTGTGGATGGCTGTTTTTCAGTTGAACCAAATTAAATACGTATTTTACTGATGTAAacagtcctcacataaaaccaGATAATCTCTGCAGGAgacagacacaaatacttttgaaagtggtgctacatgaccagagaaaacagagaaaaagggtgcttttgctcaagagatagaaaacctacaatttCCAGAATGCTGTGCTCCCGCTGGTGAGTGAGATAATGTGGATTGGTACGATTGAGACAATGGTGCCGTCGCCGAccttgtattacagttaaacagtaagctaaacatgtttctgaaaacatgtaCGGAGAGAAATataactcagtaacagaatcttggtttataattgatcagcgctgcttagtcttactgtttgatctctgttttttcagcctccgttttcactgtgcaggaagcagtatggtgcTATGGCGCCCACTTGTTCACAAACTCTccatattacagctaaacacagAATGCAAATATGTTTCTGGGAACATTTTAGGAGacaaataggcagtgcagtagcatagtcttgatttatattcgatcagcactgcctagttttgccatttgatcagatttcggtctgtgtttgagagacagagagaggcaggtGACTCTTGATCAGCTGTGTACTCTTTGTCCATGCTGTCGGCGGTACGGGTGATGGGCGATACGAGaatgtggaagtacagcctgtaatttgagcaacagcccaagAGCCAGCGAAACACCACCAAATGAcgtaaaatatgtaatttggaGGAGTTTCACTGTGGGGGAGATGGGATTATCTAGATTAGAGGTTAGGTGGAGGGAaatttaccacagttcatctacacacacagcCCAcattattgtttagaaagctggttgaaaatcagtgaaatgtccctttagCTTTTCATTTTGCTCTTTCTCAGTGGCTGAAGGACCCGGGCCCTCGCAGTGAGAAGCGCACACTGCTGTGCGACATGGCCTGCTTCCTTCTCATCACGCCCCTGGCAGCCATCTCTGGCTGGCTGTGTCTGAGGGGAGCCCAGGACCATCTGCAGCTGAAGAGCAGACTGGAAGCTGTCGGCCTCATCGCCCTCACCATCGCCCTCTTCACCATCTACATCCTCTGGACACTGGTAACTAATGCATTACCTATAGCGTAACATATGACCTTGGACGCtatttcacaatgtttttttgtgcaagtCACTCACTGGAACAACAGTTCCTCAAATCAGTCCAATTTACAttcattaaaagtgcttgtttttgcttctgtcagcctcagattgttattatgaGTGTCTTACTATATTACAGAAAGGGCCCAACAAGAAAAATTGTTCTGTTTTGTGTCCAAGTCTTGCTAATTGAGGAGTCTGGTTCTGAAAAAGGATGGTAATGGACTTAAATTTGTAGAGTacttttgtagttgtttgaCTACTCAAAGCACCATCACTACTTGTCATattcatacattcacacacatttgtacACTGATGGCAGAGACTACCGCGATAGGTGCTACCTGCTTCTTCGTTTTTTCAAGCATTCATAATCAACCACAAACAGATGGCATAGCCATCatgagcaatttggggtttagtATCTTGACCagggatactttgacatgcgGTCTGGACAAGAGCCAGGGATTGAACTGCCAGCCTGCAAATTAGAGGAGGATGGCTAGATGTGCAGCCTTGACATTGAAAATCTTTTAGACAAGAGTAAGATGTGCTTTCTGTACTCCAACACAACAAACTCTTACCTGCACTCTTCGCTCCAGCACTCACTCACGTCGCCATCGTTTTCCTCCTGCAACAAGTCAGATGTAGATTCGTTAGATTTGAAAACCTCTTGTTATTGAAACTTGGACATATAACAGACCAGATCAAGCAAAAGGTACAGAAACAAAATCTGTGGGGTTCTTATCATAATGTTGTACAAAAATCATAATAAGAATCTGAGCCTCTGGATGTCCAGTGGCTTAGTGGATAAAGTAGGCGACCCATGAACAATGGCActgtccttgccgcagcagccgcaggttcgaGTCCGGctcatggccctttgctgcatgtcgtcccctctctctccccctttcatactgttaatctgtcctatctaataaaaggcaaaaatgccaaaaaaagaatcttaaaaaaaaaagaatcagagcctgtctgtggcaaaaacaagcacttttagtggacattaGTTGACATGGCACACCTGTCacagagtggttacattgtgGCGTGTCTCACCGCTGCCGTACGCAGCTCTGTCTCGATACTGGATCAATTTGAAAAATTGCCATTCTCATAAGATACTTgaacacaaaacactgaaaaatagaGTCCGGGTTGAAAAATGCCAGAGTTCTCCTTTAAATGATTCTCCTATAACTgagagaaaacatgtttatgaagTTTATGTACTTCAGCTGAGCTGCTGGCTCAGAATGAacgtttttttctctctctggcaTCTTCACACCCACAAGCTGGTTctagtatttattttgtattggtGTCCCACATACTGtagatttgaaaaaacaaatgtgaaactgGCACGCAGACACAATACAAAGAAAAGCGCACCCACATATTCAAAAGGTCTATGTTCTGCTGTCGCTTATTGTTTGGATTTTGAGACTGTTTTCTGGTCTGAAGATGACCTTGAGTAGCACTTTAACAGAGTCAAAGAGGGCGGAGAGACGTGAGGCTATGCGCAACTTGATAATCTCTGGCACAGAGCACTCATTTGTTCGAAGGTTGGCCAGATAGTTCATGCAGGCACATACATGTAGAACTCATTGAGAAGAGTTCAAATCAGCTGTCTCTTACTTTGCATTATTCCTTAACTGACTGTAACTGGATCGTGTACATTAAATGTAGGTTGTAATGTGAAACTTTCACCAGAAACGCAACCCTTTCATCCTCAGGAAAAGAATCAtcagaaatgtcaaattgtgAAAGATTAGCCTTTTTAGCTCACAGCTCGTGCAGCAGTTGCAGCTTCAGTCAGCATATTGCTCCCGTCCTGCAGACATACTACTCCGTCTCAGATATCTCGGTGTCAGTTTTATTGAcgtctttctcctcctcccttgTCACCGCCTGTCTTGCCCCCTCCCACTCTTCCTCCATTCACTCTCAGGTGTCATTCCGGTATCACTGTCAGTTGTACTCGGAGTGGAGGAGGACCAATCAGAAAGTGCGCCTGCTCATGCCTGACATGAAAGGGGCGCACACCACCCAGCGTTCTGTGCCGACCAAGTCGaccaagaaaatgactgacGAGACCATCGTATGAGTGCAGAGCGGTGGCAAGAGGAGTATTTAAAATAACGCCCACTGAAGCactctctaaaaaaaacaaattaatcatATTAATAAACTTTTGCACTTCATAAGGACCATTGTGAGAGGGGAGAGCTACTCTACcctcctgttttgttttattgaagcACTTGATGTAAACTACTACGGTATTGGCTGACCACAAAAGTGGTTTTTGGGAAGAACTCATTCCGGAGTCATAGTCGATGTTGAAACACAGAGTTGTCACCGGACAGCCAGTGCTGGGACGTGAATG comes from the Plectropomus leopardus isolate mb chromosome 12, YSFRI_Pleo_2.0, whole genome shotgun sequence genome and includes:
- the LOC121952014 gene encoding E3 ubiquitin-protein ligase MARCHF2-like, which produces MSSSGCCHLPGSLCDYSGNAESDASKDSEESDSAAQAQYIAKVTAKDGRPLSTVVKAVSLQSDVGMCRICHEGAGGETLLSPCDCTGTLGKVHKSCLEKWLSSSNTSYCELCHTEFTIERRPQPLTQWLKDPGPRSEKRTLLCDMACFLLITPLAAISGWLCLRGAQDHLQLKSRLEAVGLIALTIALFTIYILWTLVSFRYHCQLYSEWRRTNQKVRLLMPDMKGAHTTQRSVPTKSTKKMTDETIV